Proteins from a genomic interval of Flammeovirgaceae bacterium SG7u.111:
- a CDS encoding deoxyribodipyrimidine photo-lyase: MKVTIFWHRRDIRMADNAGLYHALKSNSPVLPLFIFDKNILDKLENKQDKRVAFIHQYIGLLKEKLEQIGSSLLVKHGNPKAIWKELTEKFEVEAVYTNHDYEPYALERDAQIKRFLASKGIKFHTYKDQCIFEKDEVVKNDGKPYTVFTPYSRKWIEKFQSEKGFYARSYPTEKYSDNYLQTNHFPLPTLQEIGFEEVDKSFFPERKFIKATVENYEEQRDIPSVAGTTRLSVHLRFGTVSIRHLAQKGYNTSQKWLNELIWRDFYMMILHHFPQVVKENFKSNYDFVPWRNNEEEFAAWCEGRTGYPIIDAGMRELNETGFMHNRVRMIVASFLTKHLLIDWRWGEAYFAEKLLDFELASNNGGWQWAAGTGTDAQPYFRVFNPYSQTDKFDKDLKYIRKWIPELDTDQYPEPIVEHKPARERAIETYKKALEEAKGL, translated from the coding sequence ATGAAAGTAACAATTTTTTGGCATAGGCGGGACATCCGCATGGCTGACAATGCAGGATTATATCACGCCCTCAAAAGCAACAGCCCCGTTTTACCTCTTTTTATTTTTGATAAAAACATCCTCGATAAGCTTGAAAACAAGCAAGATAAAAGGGTTGCCTTCATCCACCAATACATTGGTTTGCTAAAGGAAAAACTAGAGCAAATTGGCAGCAGTCTTTTGGTAAAGCATGGAAACCCTAAAGCAATTTGGAAAGAATTAACCGAAAAATTTGAGGTAGAGGCTGTTTACACCAACCACGATTACGAGCCTTATGCCCTAGAGCGAGACGCCCAAATAAAGAGGTTTCTCGCAAGCAAAGGAATTAAATTTCATACCTATAAAGACCAATGTATTTTTGAAAAGGACGAGGTGGTAAAAAATGACGGAAAGCCCTACACCGTTTTCACACCCTACAGCCGAAAATGGATAGAGAAATTCCAATCTGAAAAGGGGTTCTATGCACGCTCTTACCCAACCGAAAAGTACTCTGATAATTATTTGCAAACCAACCACTTCCCCCTTCCTACTCTTCAAGAAATAGGCTTTGAGGAGGTTGACAAAAGCTTCTTCCCCGAAAGGAAATTCATCAAAGCAACTGTAGAAAACTACGAAGAGCAACGAGATATCCCCTCGGTGGCTGGAACTACAAGGCTAAGCGTGCACCTGCGCTTCGGCACGGTGAGCATCCGTCATTTGGCGCAAAAGGGCTACAATACAAGTCAAAAATGGCTCAACGAACTTATTTGGAGAGATTTTTACATGATGATCTTGCATCATTTCCCTCAGGTAGTGAAAGAGAATTTTAAATCAAACTACGACTTTGTACCATGGAGAAATAACGAGGAAGAATTTGCAGCTTGGTGCGAGGGACGTACGGGCTACCCAATAATAGATGCGGGAATGCGTGAGCTAAACGAAACAGGGTTTATGCATAACCGAGTACGGATGATCGTGGCAAGCTTCCTCACCAAGCACTTGCTGATTGACTGGCGCTGGGGCGAAGCTTATTTTGCCGAAAAGCTCCTCGATTTTGAGCTAGCGTCCAACAACGGGGGCTGGCAATGGGCTGCGGGAACAGGCACTGATGCCCAGCCTTATTTCCGAGTGTTCAACCCTTATTCCCAAACCGATAAGTTTGACAAAGACCTAAAGTATATCCGCAAATGGATTCCCGAACTCGACACAGATCAGTACCCTGAACCTATTGTAGAACACAAACCAGCAAGGGAAAGAGCCATTGAAACATATAAGAAAGCCTTGGAAGAAGCGAAGGGTCTATAA
- a CDS encoding DUF1684 domain-containing protein, which yields MKSNQIFFLGVVGIVVLIMFYAFSGEQLTHTYVDEIEEYRKDKDVMFKTGAASPLDRHSKELFDSLSYFDVNQAYKVEAELTKYAVPELVNVGTNNGKKRRFTKYGIAKFQMNGREHSLLLLRSMDRRAKDILFLPFTDATNGFETYETGRYLDLEIPKTDKIILDFNMAYNPYCAYNVTYECPVPPKENMLEIEILAGEKKFFKRD from the coding sequence ATGAAAAGTAACCAGATTTTCTTTTTGGGTGTAGTAGGTATTGTAGTGCTTATCATGTTTTATGCTTTCAGTGGCGAGCAGCTGACCCATACCTATGTGGATGAAATAGAGGAGTATAGGAAGGATAAAGATGTGATGTTTAAAACGGGGGCGGCTTCTCCGCTAGACAGGCATAGCAAAGAGCTTTTTGACTCCTTATCTTATTTTGATGTGAATCAGGCTTATAAAGTGGAGGCAGAACTGACTAAATATGCTGTGCCGGAGCTCGTGAATGTAGGGACAAACAATGGGAAAAAGCGTCGCTTCACCAAGTATGGAATTGCCAAGTTCCAGATGAATGGAAGAGAGCATAGTTTGCTCCTTTTGCGCTCCATGGACAGAAGAGCCAAAGATATTTTGTTCCTGCCCTTTACCGATGCTACCAATGGCTTTGAAACCTATGAAACAGGGAGGTATTTGGATTTGGAGATTCCTAAAACCGATAAGATTATTTTAGATTTTAATATGGCCTATAATCCGTACTGCGCCTACAATGTAACCTACGAATGCCCAGTTCCGCCTAAGGAAAATATGCTGGAAATTGAAATCTTGGCAGGAGAGAAAAAGTTTTTTAAAAGAGATTGA
- a CDS encoding caspase family protein, which produces MKAKILLIALSFFCFHFSQAQTGYYDYNSSQKEDIFFDGFSDNRNDWAEGNNLGNGARKGAVQNGYYYFESKTEKAGVTHKSIKLDESRDFEIEARIKFASGVETSGIGLLWGLNSDPYGDYSFFFSANGKYEITKYKGKYHKYKDWTESSIVRKYDYNKLTVRKKGSTMYFFMNEELVHTMGYVSFFGSKIGFQVGEKSVIHVDYLRVSYLKSGSSYVSNTNYNSSKGRNYYDFNSSNKRALYTQSFSSSTEDFAEGTFGESNQRVAKIINGYYQWESKNESAASTWHTIKIDQSKDFEIESRIRFVRGKEASMVSMFWGRGESGYRYDLGFNGNGKITIDKYVGEWVDFLKWQLFDGVNKTSYNKLTVRKVGNQMYFFYNEVLAHSMPFEPFYGDRIGFVCPPSSIINVDYLNVHYLEGGAPQEVTQVVAQNTPPKLVITEPDISRGFKVVQFKTVRVSGMATDPDGVYEVLINGMEANLQSNGFFSLDVPLAVGNNTIEVKATDVKMLAAKQTFKIERNGGAVAVQTGGGAALPPQKRLALVVGNSNYTNGGSLRNPLNDARSIKASLEQLGFTVLKAEDCTQSSMKRAIDEFGAKLQGYDIGLFFYAGHGIQVNGNNYLVPINAKLETANDVEYDCVRADRVLAKMESAGAKTNIVILDACRDNPFERSWQRSAKGTGLAFMNAPSGSIIAYATAPGNTASDGYGANGLYTESLLEEMKNPNLTILQMFQRVRAKVVEKSNGKQTPWESTSLTGDFFFKK; this is translated from the coding sequence ATGAAAGCTAAAATTTTACTAATTGCCCTAAGTTTTTTCTGTTTCCATTTTTCACAAGCCCAAACGGGATACTACGACTACAATAGCTCCCAAAAAGAGGACATCTTTTTCGATGGTTTTTCGGATAACCGCAACGACTGGGCCGAGGGAAATAACCTGGGAAATGGTGCTAGAAAAGGGGCTGTCCAAAACGGGTATTATTACTTCGAATCTAAAACAGAAAAAGCGGGTGTTACTCATAAGTCTATCAAGCTAGATGAAAGCAGGGATTTTGAGATAGAGGCTAGGATTAAATTTGCCAGTGGTGTGGAAACATCTGGAATTGGCTTGCTCTGGGGGCTTAACTCTGACCCTTATGGCGATTATAGTTTTTTCTTTAGTGCCAATGGCAAATACGAAATAACCAAATACAAAGGAAAATACCACAAATACAAAGACTGGACAGAAAGCTCAATTGTAAGAAAGTACGATTACAACAAACTCACGGTAAGAAAGAAAGGCTCCACCATGTATTTCTTTATGAATGAAGAATTAGTACATACGATGGGGTATGTCTCATTTTTCGGTTCGAAAATAGGGTTTCAGGTTGGTGAAAAATCGGTGATCCATGTAGATTATTTGAGAGTTTCTTACCTCAAAAGTGGCAGCTCGTATGTAAGTAATACGAACTACAACTCAAGCAAAGGAAGAAATTATTACGACTTCAACAGCTCAAATAAAAGGGCATTATATACACAAAGTTTTTCTAGTAGCACAGAAGATTTCGCAGAAGGAACTTTTGGAGAAAGCAATCAAAGAGTGGCTAAAATAATAAATGGCTACTATCAATGGGAGTCTAAAAATGAAAGTGCTGCTTCAACTTGGCACACAATCAAAATAGACCAATCAAAAGATTTTGAGATAGAATCAAGGATCAGGTTCGTAAGAGGCAAAGAAGCTTCAATGGTATCCATGTTTTGGGGAAGAGGAGAAAGCGGATATCGCTATGACCTGGGATTTAATGGAAATGGTAAAATTACTATAGATAAATATGTAGGCGAATGGGTTGATTTCTTAAAGTGGCAACTCTTTGATGGCGTAAACAAAACTTCTTACAACAAACTTACTGTAAGGAAAGTGGGAAATCAAATGTATTTCTTCTACAATGAAGTCCTTGCGCACTCTATGCCCTTTGAGCCTTTTTATGGAGACAGAATTGGTTTTGTATGTCCACCATCATCTATCATAAACGTAGATTACCTGAATGTACATTACTTAGAAGGCGGAGCTCCTCAGGAAGTGACCCAAGTTGTGGCTCAAAACACACCTCCTAAGCTTGTGATCACCGAGCCAGACATCAGCCGCGGTTTCAAAGTAGTACAGTTCAAAACGGTGAGGGTTTCGGGGATGGCAACTGACCCAGACGGTGTATATGAAGTACTTATCAACGGCATGGAAGCTAACTTGCAATCTAATGGGTTCTTCAGCTTAGATGTACCACTGGCAGTAGGTAATAATACGATCGAAGTAAAAGCCACTGATGTAAAAATGCTGGCAGCAAAACAAACTTTCAAAATTGAAAGAAACGGGGGCGCAGTTGCCGTTCAAACTGGCGGCGGAGCTGCCCTACCTCCACAAAAAAGGCTTGCACTAGTAGTAGGCAACTCAAACTATACCAACGGTGGAAGCCTTAGAAACCCATTGAACGATGCTCGCTCGATTAAAGCTTCACTTGAGCAACTTGGGTTTACTGTACTGAAAGCTGAAGACTGTACACAAAGCTCTATGAAAAGAGCCATCGATGAGTTTGGTGCAAAACTACAAGGTTATGACATAGGGTTGTTTTTCTACGCAGGTCACGGAATCCAAGTAAATGGGAACAACTACCTCGTACCCATCAATGCAAAGCTGGAAACGGCTAACGATGTAGAATATGACTGCGTAAGGGCGGACAGGGTTTTGGCAAAAATGGAGAGTGCTGGCGCAAAAACAAACATCGTGATTTTAGATGCTTGTCGTGACAACCCATTTGAGCGTAGCTGGCAAAGAAGCGCTAAGGGAACGGGACTTGCCTTCATGAATGCTCCTAGCGGCTCAATCATCGCTTATGCAACTGCCCCAGGAAACACCGCTTCGGACGGCTATGGCGCAAACGGCCTTTATACCGAATCCCTTTTGGAAGAGATGAAAAATCCAAACCTAACCATTTTGCAAATGTTCCAAAGGGTTCGTGCCAAGGTAGTGGAAAAATCAAATGGAAAACAAACACCTTGGGAGTCTACTTCTCTTACGGGTGATTTCTTCTTCAAAAAATAA
- a CDS encoding zinc-binding dehydrogenase: MKAIVLVKTGHPDTAFEIQERAIPNPKPDEVLIKTEGFGINYADTMARKGLYPDAPPLPSVLGYEVVGRVEGVGNQVDKNLIGKRVVGFTRFGGYAQYAVTNELAVAEIPEDMPMGEATALATQYATAYFAIYETVRLHPGDKVLVHSAAGGVGIALTQMAKLQGCEVFGTAGSDAKIEFIKKNGVDHAINYSKQDYQAEMKKILGKGRIDVAFNAVGGKSFKKDWKLIGSGGRVVLYGMAARRGGHLAGLKILWQMGLIIPATLIMSSKSLIGVNMLRMADNQPLVIQRCIKEIIKLAADGKLKPYCGKTFPAEQIGDAQLYLENRQSIGKVAVSWK, from the coding sequence TTGAAAGCAATCGTACTGGTAAAAACAGGGCATCCTGATACCGCATTTGAAATACAAGAAAGAGCTATTCCAAACCCCAAGCCTGATGAAGTCTTGATCAAAACCGAAGGCTTCGGAATAAACTATGCCGATACTATGGCAAGAAAAGGCTTATACCCTGATGCGCCACCTTTGCCCAGCGTACTTGGTTATGAAGTAGTAGGGAGAGTCGAGGGAGTAGGAAACCAAGTTGATAAAAACCTAATAGGCAAACGAGTTGTCGGCTTTACCCGATTTGGAGGCTATGCGCAGTATGCTGTCACCAACGAACTGGCAGTTGCCGAAATTCCAGAAGACATGCCAATGGGAGAAGCAACAGCTCTAGCCACTCAATATGCTACTGCTTATTTTGCCATCTATGAAACAGTTCGCCTACACCCAGGTGATAAAGTTTTGGTACACAGCGCTGCCGGAGGCGTCGGCATTGCCCTTACCCAGATGGCGAAGCTCCAAGGTTGTGAGGTTTTTGGAACAGCGGGATCCGATGCGAAGATTGAGTTCATCAAGAAAAATGGGGTTGACCATGCCATCAATTACAGCAAGCAGGACTACCAAGCTGAAATGAAAAAGATCTTGGGCAAAGGAAGAATAGATGTAGCATTTAATGCTGTTGGAGGAAAATCTTTCAAAAAAGACTGGAAACTGATAGGAAGCGGAGGAAGAGTCGTGCTTTATGGCATGGCTGCCCGAAGAGGCGGTCACTTGGCTGGGCTGAAAATTTTGTGGCAAATGGGTCTCATCATCCCGGCTACGCTCATAATGAGCTCCAAATCGCTCATTGGGGTAAATATGCTCCGAATGGCAGATAACCAACCGTTAGTAATCCAGCGCTGCATAAAGGAAATCATCAAACTTGCTGCCGATGGGAAATTGAAGCCTTATTGTGGAAAAACCTTCCCCGCTGAACAAATTGGCGATGCTCAATTGTATTTGGAAAACAGGCAGTCTATTGGTAAAGTTGCGGTGAGTTGGAAATAG
- the ung gene encoding uracil-DNA glycosylase, which yields MSVKIAPSWHKKLEPEFTKPYFIELTSFVKEDVQKYTVYPPGKLIFNAFEKCSFEDTKVVIIGQDPYHGEGQANGLCFSVNDGIKPPPSLVNIFKEINSDLGKPIPLSGNLERWAEQGVLLLNATLTVRAKTPGSHQKKGWEEFTDQVIKVLSEQKENLVFLLWGAYAQKKGSVIDAEKHHVLKSPHPSPFSAHSGFFGNKHFSKTNEFLESKGIEEIEW from the coding sequence ATGAGTGTTAAAATCGCCCCTTCTTGGCATAAAAAACTTGAACCAGAATTCACCAAACCTTACTTCATAGAACTGACCAGTTTTGTGAAAGAGGATGTACAAAAATATACGGTATACCCTCCTGGCAAACTAATCTTCAATGCATTTGAAAAGTGTAGTTTTGAAGATACCAAAGTGGTCATTATAGGGCAAGACCCCTACCATGGCGAGGGGCAAGCCAACGGTCTATGTTTCTCAGTAAATGATGGCATTAAACCCCCTCCTTCCTTGGTAAATATTTTCAAGGAGATAAACAGTGACCTTGGAAAACCTATCCCACTTTCTGGCAACCTCGAACGCTGGGCAGAGCAAGGTGTATTACTTTTGAATGCAACACTCACTGTAAGGGCAAAAACCCCAGGGTCGCATCAAAAAAAGGGTTGGGAAGAATTTACCGACCAAGTGATAAAAGTTCTTTCTGAACAAAAAGAAAATCTCGTCTTTCTGCTTTGGGGAGCATATGCACAAAAAAAGGGCTCGGTGATAGATGCAGAAAAGCATCATGTGCTCAAATCACCTCATCCCTCCCCTTTCTCTGCGCATAGTGGCTTTTTCGGGAATAAACATTTTAGTAAAACCAATGAGTTTTTGGAAAGCAAAGGAATTGAAGAAATTGAATGGTAG
- the apaG gene encoding Co2+/Mg2+ efflux protein ApaG, producing the protein MVTEITQGIKVSVETEYQPEYSNPENKHYVFTYRVSIENHSEYTVQLLRRRWLISESDGSRKQVEGEGVVGQQPVLEPGEAHQYVSGAHLKTGFGKMWGNYEVERMLDGDMLQVAIPEFNLIVPYRMN; encoded by the coding sequence ATGGTTACAGAAATAACCCAAGGCATCAAAGTTAGTGTGGAAACTGAATACCAGCCAGAATATTCAAATCCAGAAAACAAGCACTATGTTTTTACTTATAGGGTAAGTATTGAAAACCATAGTGAGTACACCGTACAGCTACTTCGTCGCAGATGGCTCATTTCTGAGTCGGATGGAAGCAGAAAGCAAGTGGAAGGCGAAGGCGTAGTAGGTCAGCAACCTGTGTTAGAGCCTGGTGAAGCTCATCAATATGTTTCTGGCGCACATCTCAAAACAGGGTTTGGGAAGATGTGGGGCAATTATGAAGTAGAAAGAATGCTTGATGGAGATATGCTCCAAGTAGCTATTCCTGAGTTTAACTTGATAGTTCCTTATCGAATGAATTAG